AGTTCTATTTTTTCTTCTCTACTTGAACCAGCTTATCGAGCGACGATTACTGAAATTTTGACACCAGATGAGTTTTCAAAAGCTAGTGGATTGGTTCAACTAGCTGGAGCAGCAAAGTTTTTATTTGCTCCCTTACTTGCGGGAATTCTATTACAATTTATGTCTATTGAGAAAATTTTATTGATTGATATCAGTACCTTTTTTGTAACAGTTGCTAGTATTTTATATGTTATGCGTGCCAAAAAGACAACAGAAAAGAAAGAACAGCATGAAGAACCGTTCTTGTTATCTTTAAAAAATGGCTGGGATTACATGATGAAGAAACAGGGGATTATAGCGTTGATTTTAGCGATGACAATTGTCTCGTTTAGTATGGGATTTCTTCAAACTTTGATCAAACCGCTGCTACTTTCTAGCCTTAATGTTGCTCAAGTAGGGACATTTGAATCGTTTGCGGCAGTTGGAATGTTGGTTAGTAGTTTGGCTATCGGACTAACTAAACGTAAATGGCAGTTGCAACAGACTCTGGGAAAGGCATTGCTATTTTCCGGTTTAGCTATCTCCTTGTTAGGAGTGAACTTTCCAATCGTTTTCTTGGGGTTGGCAGCATTTTGTTTTTTCTCCTTTCTTCCATTTATCAACATGAGTGCTGATGTATTATTACGAAGTAATGTGGATGAAGCCTTTCAAGGCAGAGTTTGGGGGATAACTGGTTTAGTTTCTCAATTTGGTTTTGTAATTTCTTATGCTATTTCGGGCCCTCTTGCTGATTATTTATTTATACCAATATTTGCTACAAACGGAATTTTAGCACCATCTCTTGGAAAAATATTTGGGGTAGGGAATAGTAGAGGGATCGGGTTCTTATTTTTCATCACCGGTATCTTATTAAGTTGCACAGGAGTATATTTCTCTAAAAGTTCTAAAATAAACTTGCTAAGTAAGAATGCAGATGTTATTAGAGATCAGGCAGTCGAAGCAGAGATGAATGAATCATTTAGTGAGTCTGAACTTTCATAATTTATCTATTTAAGGGCTTTAATAAAATTGAATTGAGGAAATAAGTATAGTTGGAAAGGAATTGATTAAATGGAGACACTGTTATGTGTGAAAGGTTTAGAGAAAAGTTATGGGGATAAAAAAGTTGTTCAGGGTATATCTTTTGAAATCGATAAACAGGAAATTTTATGTTTCTTAGGTCCGAATGGTGCTGCCAAAAGTACAACCATTAATATTATTTGCGGTACACTTAATTTAGATAAAGGTGAAATTCTTTATAAAGGCGAATCTATCTACAAAGATTTAAAAAATTTCAAAAAACAGTTAGGAGTTGTTCCTCAAGATCTAGCTTTGTACGAAGATCTAACTGCAGAACAAAATGTAAAGTTTTTCGCGTCTTTATATGGATTAAAAGGTGATAGCCTGCAAGCAGGTATTGATTTTTCCTTAGAGTCTGTTGGGTTAGTGAGTAAAAGAAAAGAAAAAGTACATACTTTTTCAGGAGGAATGAAAAGAAGATTAAATATTGCTTGTGCAATTGCTCATCGTCCTAACCTATTAATCATGGATGAGCCAACAGTAGGAATTGACCCGCAATCTAGAAATCATATTTTAGAGTCAATAAGGAAAATGAGAGAGAATGGAATGACTATTCTTTATACAACCCATTATATGGAGGAGGTTGAAGAAATATCTACTCGAATTATTATAATGGACCATGGTGAGATTATCGCTACAGGGACAAATGAAGAGCTGAAACGGCTGTCTGGTAATAAAAAAATTATGATCGATTTAGACAAAGTCGGAGAACTTTCATTAGAATTATTTTATGATATTGACGGCGTTGATAATGTTATTTTAAATGATAACCGCATGGAAATATTTGTTAAGCGAGATGCAGAAATTTTGGATAAAATAATTACTTGTCTGACAAAACAAAATCAAATAATTATGAATATTTCGTTACAAACTGGGAATTTGGAAAGTGTATTTCTTGATTTAACTGGGCGTTATTTAAGAGAATAAGGAGGGGAGCAAATGTATCGTTTTTTCAAAATACTCCAACAAGATACAATTAGTTTATTTATTAATCCATCATGGCTTATTATGGGATTTGCATTTCCATTTTCTCTTACTGTTATTTTAGGATTGTTAACTGAAGGAATGTATGGTGGGGAATTTAGTAGTTATGATTATTATGGCGTAACAATGATGATTTTCAGTGTATTGAATTCTGCAACATTTTCTGCAAATTGCTTTTTAGAGGAACGTGTTAAAAATCCAAATATGCGAATTATTTATTCGCCAGTACCATCATTATTTATTCCATTGGCCAAAATTATGGGAACTTTTATTTTTACTACTGTTTGTTACACTCTAACTGGAGTGATTCTCTCTATTTTGTTTGGCGCAAATTATGGTATGGGTGTAGCAGCTATTCAAGTATGGGTTTTATTTTTAGTGTTGAACTTCTTTTGTTGCTGTTTAGGGGTGCTCGTATGCTGTATTTTTAAGGATGAAGGAGTAGCAAACCAACTAATCAGTTTGATTAGTGCGTTGATTGCCATTGCTTCAGGCTTGTTTTTCCCTTTATCCAGTATTAGCAAACAAATCCAAAAATTTAGTGAGATACTTCCACTGACCAGAGTAACCGATACAATTTTTCAACTGATTTATGATGATCATACGAAAGCATTTCTGCCTAGTTTGATTATTCTAGTGATACTATCTCTAATTAGTATTATTTTTTGTGGTTACTTATTCAAAGGGGAGGATTATTTATGATAAGTATAATTAAAAATGACTGGTTACGTACTAAAAATAGTATAGCTAGGATCGGAATTATGTTTGTGCTTATTCTAGCTGTTATTATCCTTTCTTTTGTTTTATCAAATCGGACAGCAGTTGTAGCAACAGTTGCGGTTGTTGGTGAAAAAAATGAAGTGACAATTCAATCAAAACAGTTAAATATAATTTACGTAGATCAAAAGCCATTGAAATCTGAACTTGTAAAAGGTAGTTATGATGCAATTGTTTCTACTGATGGGCTAAAAGGATATACTATTGAGACCATCAAAGGTGAAAATTTCAAGTCCCAACTTACTGATGTGCTAGAAGATTCAATAAATTCAACTGATCTATCAAGTAATACAAAAGATAGTTTAGGTGTCACACTTCTCAGCTACTTACTGATGTTTTTAATGATGGCTAGCTTAACAAATATGATGTTATTTAGTGAAGAAAAAGAAAAACATCTATTGGAGCGTATTGTTACTGCGCCAATTTCCTTTGTTCGAATACTTATAGGTCATTCATTATTTGCTTTTCTTTTAATTTTTCTCCCTACATTGTGCTTTATCTTTGGTGTGAATGTAGTCTTTCAAAAAGAGTTTGGGATGTCTTATTGGCAATTAAGCCTACTGTTACTATTTGTTTGTCTATTTGCTACAAGTTTTTCTTTGTTGATTGCAGCTATTTTCAAAGAGGGTGACAAAGCCAACATGTTTGGATCACTACTCATTATTATTACAACTATGTTGTCAGGTAGTTTCTTTTCATTCGAAGGAGGTAATCTTTGGTTAGAAAAAATAATTCAGGTTATGCCTCAAAAGAGATTTATATTGTTATTCAAAGATATCGAAATAGGGAAGGACTTATCAACAGTAATCCCAAATACGGTTTATATTGGTCTATTAATTGTTCTCTTTTATGTTCTTGCAATTTTTAAAACTAAAAGAGATTATAAACTGAATTAAAATAGATAGAATATATTGTCTAGAGAGCATAAATTTTTTTATTTTAGTCAACTAGTTATGTATATTGGCTCTTATTTCATTTTATTCACACTTCAAAACAATTGTTCTGTTAAGCAAGATAAACCTAAGACAAGAGAAATTCAACCAGTATTTCCTAGAGGAAAGTTTAGTAGAGCAATTCAATTTTTTAGAGTGATACAAAGGAGTAAAAATGAAAAAAGAATATTTTTTCAAGAATATTAAAAATGAAGTTGAACAACGAATAAATAAAGAAAATGAATTTGCAATTAGCTATGTTAGGTTGTTTTTATATGGACATAGACTAATTCTCTCCAATTTAGTAGGAAAAATAGCCATAAATGATGAGGTAAAAATAAATAGTATACAAGAAAAAGGCAATCTGTTATTTACAATAGAAAGTCTGTCTGTTTGTTATGATATCGTTATGGAGGAAAGAGGGGTCATAAAAAAGATATATACGGAAGACTCTAGAGTTGTGATGTACAACACACCGATCATACTTTTAGAAGCAATTGAGTAGTTTTTACATGTTTTGACTAGATTTAAAGTTTTAATAAGAAATTTAATTATAAATTAGAAGATTAGTCTAGGGATAAAAACCTAGACTTTTTCTTTTTTAAAAAATGATCAAGAATGCATAAGAGCAAGAACTAATTGACTGATAAATAATCAGCAGCTGGAAATTGAAAAACATAAGGGCATTTTTTATGATACAATAGGGGAGGAAAAAAGTTTTAATTTGAATAAAAAAAATACCCTCTTTAGTGTTAAGGGGGTACTAATTATAAAACGCGCCCTGAGGGAATCGAACCCCCGTCTCAAGAACCGGAATCTTACGTGATATCCACTACACTAAGGGCGCAAGCACGTTTACTAGTTTAGCTGATATTTCGATAAATTACAAGGGGGAGGACCAAAATAATGAAATTTGAACAACATTTATCACAACAACAAAAACAAGTCCAAAAACTTGCAATGACCCAGCAATTACAGCAGTCGATTCAGATTTTACAGTACAATTCAGAAGAACTTTTCGCATACATAGAAGCTAAATCGCTAGAAAATCCATTGATCGATATTCACACAGAAACAAACTATGGTGATTTTCCAAGTTCCGGTAGTCGAACATATACGAATGAAGAAAATAATTATTTGAATCAAATTCCTGATGAGCATACTTCGCTTTTTGAATATTTGATCGATCAAATTCATTTGAATTATCGGGATACTTATCTGCGTACTCTAGTATTATTTTTGGTTGAATATATTGATTTAAACGGCTACTTGATGATCGACTTAGAGGAGGCAACGCTAAAAACTGGAGCAACAGCAATCGAAATGCTCGATGCTTTGACGTTGATTCAGCAATTAGATCCAGCAGGAGTTGGGGCAAGAGACTTGCATGAGTGTTTATTGCTGCAAATTGAGCGAGATGAAACAGCACCAGAGTTAGCTTATATTGTCATAGAAGAAGAATTCGATCATTTAGCTAATCGTAAATGGGGAATGATCGCTAAAAAGTTTGATGTCGCATTATCGGAGATCCAAACGATTTTTGATTACATTCAAACGTTAACACCAGCGCCAGGTAGTATTTTTGAATCCACTTCTGGGTTATATATCCGCCCAGATTTAACACTACGCATCAAAGACAAGCAGCTAACGGTTCGTTCCAATAAAACTGGCACCCCGACTATTCAGTTCCAACAAGCTTATTTTGAACGGATGGAAGCAACGGATGACAAAGAAGTGCAGGACTACATCAAGGAAAAGAAAAATGAGTTCGAATGGCTGGAAAAAACGATTATTCAACGTGGCGATACGATTTTAAGAGTCGGTACAGAAATTGTCCAACGTCAGCAAGAATTTTTTTTCAAAGAAGATCGTCCGTTAAAACCAATGACGTTAAAAGAAATTGCGGAAACGCTGAATATTCATGAATCTACAGTTAGTCGAACAGTGAATGGTAAATATTTAGAAACGGAATTTGGTGTTTTTGAGCTACGTTCATTTTTCTCTCATGGTTTATCGAATGATAATACAGGAGAAGAAACTTCAACTAGCAGTATCAAAAAACAATTACAAGCATTAGTAGATAACGAAAATAAAGCCAAACCACTCTCCGATCAGAAACTAGTAGATTTGTTAAAAGAACAAGAAATTGAAATTTCCCGTCGTACCGTTACAAAATATCGGGAGGCATTGGGAATACCAGCTTCGTCTAAACGAAAACGATATGATGATTGAAAAAAAGCGTCTAACTCTTGAGGGTTGCTCAAAGGGTTAGACGTTTTTGGGAATAATAGATCAAGGTTGCCAAATCAAATGCTCAGAAAGTAAGCCAGCTTCGATACCTTGCCAGACAGAGACAAAGTGATTCTTTTCTAATAGATGTTTTGATGCACCATTTTTAGGATCGATTATGGCGTAAGTGGTGGCTTGAGAGAGTCGTTCTGATTGTTTTATCAGGTTTAATAAACGAGCTATTATTTGTGTAGCATAACCTTGTCCCCATTGTTCGGGTAAGAGCATGTAACCGATCTCGATTTTATTTTCTTCATCCCAAGATAATTTACCAAAGCCAATATAGGTATCTTGATCAAAGATTTTATAGTAGCCAGTTTGATCAGTGTGAGTCGTATTGTAAGCTAAAATCTTTTCAAAATTTTCAGCAGCTTCAACTTCAGACTCTGCTTTTTCAGTGATATAACGCATCACGCGAATATCTTTAGTGAGAATAGAATAAAGATGTTGGTCATTTTTTTGATAGAATTCGAAGCTTAAATTTGCATAATTAGACAACCTGTTTCACCTCTTAAAAAGTATATTTTCTTTTATTATATCTGTTTTTTGCTAAAATAGAACAAAAAGAGGCTGGGCTATAACTCTATGAGTTACATCCCAGCCTCAAGGAATCCGAATAAACGGTGGGAGCAGAAGCAACTCCTTCGGAAATAAGCTGAAATTCACAAAAATTTGAAAAACAATTTTCGTGAATTCCTTCTTATTTCTCGGAGTTAAACACTTCTGTCCCATCCTCTTTCGATAAGCCACCTGACGGATTCGAACCGTCGACCCCCACCTTACCATGGTGGTGCTCTACCAGCTGAGCTAAGGCGGCACTATTAATAATACAAATAACAGATTACCGTAGAAACTCAGCTTTGTCAATCAATTTCTGTTCACTATGCAAGATCAAAAAAAGTTTAAAAGTGTTATATAATGAATGATCAATTTGATTGGGTATTCAACTATGTTATTGACACAAGCTAGTGTATATTGTTAAACTGAATCAAAGGGGAGAAAATAAATATGTTTATTGTTTGGGGTAGTACAGGATTTGAAAAAGATTTAGGTGATACAGTAATTCAATGTGACTGCAGTCACTGTAACAACGAAGTGATCATGCAAGGAAAACAAATCGGACGGAAATTCACGTTATTTTGGATTCCACTTTTTACAACATCATCCAGTCATTACTTGCTGTGTCCTATTTGTGGATATGGAAAAGAATTATCTAAGGATGTTTTAGCGCAATACTTAGTTAGTACCGTAGAAACAATCGCTGAATAAAAAAATGAAAAAAAGATTTGACAGAGGATTTATTTTCCAGTAGAATACAACGTAACAACAAATGAATAATAGTCCGTTGAAGAGAAGAGTAAATTTGGACGTGCTTTACAAGAGAGTCTCGGTGGGTGAAAAGAGATAAGCGCATAAGAGTTGAAGATGGTCTCATGAGGACAAGCTGTTGATAGGTAAGCAGCTTCGGGAAAGCATCCGTTATCAAAGCGACAAGTTATAAGACTTGGTCTAAGAAAAGTAATCATGAATTACTTTAAAACAAAGGTGGTACCGCGATTATTCGCCCTTTACTAGCATAGGCTGGTAGAGGGCTATTTTTATGTTCAGGACTGACGAAGGAAGTGTTGATCCTTCAAAAAACTAAATAAACAAAGCAATGAGATGGAAAGTACAGATGAAACGATATCTAACAGAGAGCTTGGGTAGCTGAAAACAAGCGATAAACGAAATCTGGAAAATGGCCATTGAGCAGCGCTTCGAGTGAATCATTCATAAGACAGCGACGGATGTACCCGTTATAGTACTAGAGTATAAGCGATCAACGATCGCCGTACTTGATGAGGATATCTATGTGAATAGGTATCAAATAGAGGTGGTAGCACGCAAAAGCGTCCTCAAATGTATAGGTTTATACATTTGAGGATGCTTTTTTCTTTTTATAAATAATAAAAATGGAGGGACGATTCATGAAGAAAAAGTTGTTAAATATTGTGTTGATTTTAACGGGGATTATTGTTATTGCTGCCTGTGGTAAAAATGATAAAGCTACATCAGAGACAACAAAAGAAGCGGCAATCATTCGAGTTGGGACATCACCAGGGCCATATAGTGAATTGTTTTTAGACGCAGTCAAACCTATTTTGGAAAAAGAAGGCTATCAAATCAAAGAAACGGAATTTACAGAATTAATTCAAGCAGATGTCGCGTTGGCGGAAGGGGCTATTGATTTGAATGTCGACCAACATACCGCTTATCTGAATAATTTCAACGAGAATAAAGGGACTCATTTAGTTGGGATCACACCGATTCCCACTGTTCCAGCTGGGCTGTTTCCAGGAAAAAGAAGGACACTGACTGAAGTCAAAGAAGGCGATAAGATTGGTCTTCCCGATGATGCCTCAAATACGGCAAGAGCCTTTAATCTTTTACAAAAAGCGGGTTGGATCAAGTTGAAAGCAGGAATTGATCCAGTCAAAGCAACAAAGGCAGATATTGTGGATAATCCTAAAAATTTAGATCTAGTCCAAATGTCATCGGCCCAAATTCCTAGAAGTTTAGCTGACTTAGAATATGCAGTGATTCCGGGAAGTATTGTTTACAGCGCGAAGCTTGATCCAAAAGACAGTTTACTTGCAGAAGATGTGTTAAAAGACTATGAACTAGTCGCAACGGTTGATGAAAAGAATGCAGAGAGCGATTGGGCACAAGCTGTGGTGAAAGCCTATCATTCAGACGCGTTCAAAAACTATTTAAAAGAACACAACCAAGGAAATTACTGGTTTATACCAAAAGAATGACAGGAGGAACAAAAATGATCGAATTAAAAAATATAGACGTCACCTTTTATCAGAAGAAACAGCAAATCGATGCAGTTAAAAATGTTTCCTTAAGAATTGAAAAAGAAGATGTATTTGGCATTGTGGGTTATTCAGGAGCTGGAAAAAGTACGTTAGTCCGAGTGGTCAATTTACTGCAACGACCAACAGCTGGCGAGGTTATTATCCACAACAAAAATATTCTTAATTTTTCACCGAAAGAATTAAGAGCACAGCGTAAAAAAATCGGCATGATTTTCCAGCATTTTAATTTGATGAAAGAGCGAACGATTTTTGCCAATGTTGATTTTTCCTTAAAATATTCTGGACTTTCAAAAGAGCAACGGAAAGAAAAAATCGAACGACTGCTCGAGCTAGTAGGACTTTCAGAGAAAAAAGAGGCTTATCCTAGCCAATTATCGGGCGGACAGAAACAAAGGGTAGCCATCGCTAGAGCCTTAGCCAATGATCCAGAAATATTATTATGCGATGAAGCTACCAGCGCATTAGATCCTAAAACAACGATCCAGATTTTAGATTTATTAAAGAAATTAAATAAAGAATTAGGTTTAACGATCGTTTTGATCACTCATGAAATGCAAGTGGTGAAAGAAATTTGTAACAAAGTCGCTGTGATGGAAGATGGACAGGTGATTGAAGAAAATGATATTGTGTCGATTTTCAGTCAGCCAAAAAAAGCCTTGACGAAGGACTTTATCAGAACAGCAACGCATATCGATCAAGCGTTGGAAACAATTATTCAGCATCCAAGTTTGACGAATTTGAGTGGAAATGAAGTGTTGGTAGAATTCTCTTATGTAGGTGAGCAAACGAGTGAACCACTGATTGCTCAGCTTTACAGTAAATATCATGTGGTAACGAATATTTTATATGGAAATGTAGAAATTTTGCAGCAAGTTCCAATCGGCAATTTGATCGTGATTCTTTCGGGAGAAGAAAACCAACGAGAAAAGGCTTTAGAGTTTCTACAAACACAAGGCGTGAAAATCAAGATTTTAAAAAAAAGTGAACCAAAAGAAAGTGTTATCCCCTTACATGTTATCTAAACTAAATAAGAAAGAGTGATATAGATGCAGCCATTATTACAACAATATTTTCCAAATGTCTTACAACTAAAACAAGAGTTTATCGATAGTACGATTGAAACGTTGTATATGGTCTTTTGGACAGCGATCATCGCCGGGATTTTGGGAACATTACTAGGTGTGGTGTTAGTTGCGACAGGACCAGAAGGGATTCTAAAGAATAGTGTTCTCTATAATATTTTAGAAAAAATTATCAACGTTTGTAGATCCATTCCTTTTATCATCATGCTGGCATTGATTCAGCCGATCACTCGTTTTTTAACAGGAACAACGATTGGGACAACGGCTGCTTTAGTGCCACTGGTGATAGGGGTGATTCCATTTTTTGCCCGTCAGATCGAAAATGCCTTATTAGAAGTCGATCCAGGTGTGATTGAAGCGGCGGAATCAATGGGAACTAGTCCTTTGGGAATTATTTTTAGAGTCTATTTAATTGAAGGCTTACCAAGTATCATTCGAGTTTCATCCGTTACGATCATCAATTTGATTGGTTTGACAGCAATGGCTGGTGCTATCGGCGCTGGCGGTTTAGGAAACTTAGCGATCA
The Enterococcus silesiacus DNA segment above includes these coding regions:
- a CDS encoding methionine ABC transporter ATP-binding protein, which codes for MIELKNIDVTFYQKKQQIDAVKNVSLRIEKEDVFGIVGYSGAGKSTLVRVVNLLQRPTAGEVIIHNKNILNFSPKELRAQRKKIGMIFQHFNLMKERTIFANVDFSLKYSGLSKEQRKEKIERLLELVGLSEKKEAYPSQLSGGQKQRVAIARALANDPEILLCDEATSALDPKTTIQILDLLKKLNKELGLTIVLITHEMQVVKEICNKVAVMEDGQVIEENDIVSIFSQPKKALTKDFIRTATHIDQALETIIQHPSLTNLSGNEVLVEFSYVGEQTSEPLIAQLYSKYHVVTNILYGNVEILQQVPIGNLIVILSGEENQREKALEFLQTQGVKIKILKKSEPKESVIPLHVI
- a CDS encoding RNA polymerase sigma-54 factor, producing the protein MKFEQHLSQQQKQVQKLAMTQQLQQSIQILQYNSEELFAYIEAKSLENPLIDIHTETNYGDFPSSGSRTYTNEENNYLNQIPDEHTSLFEYLIDQIHLNYRDTYLRTLVLFLVEYIDLNGYLMIDLEEATLKTGATAIEMLDALTLIQQLDPAGVGARDLHECLLLQIERDETAPELAYIVIEEEFDHLANRKWGMIAKKFDVALSEIQTIFDYIQTLTPAPGSIFESTSGLYIRPDLTLRIKDKQLTVRSNKTGTPTIQFQQAYFERMEATDDKEVQDYIKEKKNEFEWLEKTIIQRGDTILRVGTEIVQRQQEFFFKEDRPLKPMTLKEIAETLNIHESTVSRTVNGKYLETEFGVFELRSFFSHGLSNDNTGEETSTSSIKKQLQALVDNENKAKPLSDQKLVDLLKEQEIEISRRTVTKYREALGIPASSKRKRYDD
- a CDS encoding metal ABC transporter substrate-binding protein; amino-acid sequence: MKKKLLNIVLILTGIIVIAACGKNDKATSETTKEAAIIRVGTSPGPYSELFLDAVKPILEKEGYQIKETEFTELIQADVALAEGAIDLNVDQHTAYLNNFNENKGTHLVGITPIPTVPAGLFPGKRRTLTEVKEGDKIGLPDDASNTARAFNLLQKAGWIKLKAGIDPVKATKADIVDNPKNLDLVQMSSAQIPRSLADLEYAVIPGSIVYSAKLDPKDSLLAEDVLKDYELVATVDEKNAESDWAQAVVKAYHSDAFKNYLKEHNQGNYWFIPKE
- a CDS encoding antibiotic ABC transporter ATP-binding protein, encoding METLLCVKGLEKSYGDKKVVQGISFEIDKQEILCFLGPNGAAKSTTINIICGTLNLDKGEILYKGESIYKDLKNFKKQLGVVPQDLALYEDLTAEQNVKFFASLYGLKGDSLQAGIDFSLESVGLVSKRKEKVHTFSGGMKRRLNIACAIAHRPNLLIMDEPTVGIDPQSRNHILESIRKMRENGMTILYTTHYMEEVEEISTRIIIMDHGEIIATGTNEELKRLSGNKKIMIDLDKVGELSLELFYDIDGVDNVILNDNRMEIFVKRDAEILDKIITCLTKQNQIIMNISLQTGNLESVFLDLTGRYLRE
- a CDS encoding methionine ABC transporter permease; its protein translation is MQPLLQQYFPNVLQLKQEFIDSTIETLYMVFWTAIIAGILGTLLGVVLVATGPEGILKNSVLYNILEKIINVCRSIPFIIMLALIQPITRFLTGTTIGTTAALVPLVIGVIPFFARQIENALLEVDPGVIEAAESMGTSPLGIIFRVYLIEGLPSIIRVSSVTIINLIGLTAMAGAIGAGGLGNLAITRGYNRFQTDVTVVATLIILVLVFASQFISNTLIKRTSH